Proteins from one Deinococcus apachensis DSM 19763 genomic window:
- a CDS encoding phage tail tape measure protein, whose product MPNIGEITAEVALLLPDAEVKRALDRAEAGFKGRLTLPASLDTTGISAGLKSVRADLDALTGQGVKASREQAAASKSLEAQYRATGAAQAAAARTATAESQANAAKLREQAAQLTLTTRLSAQADREAAQAGRAAFAARREEIDRLKLAYSRLRAEFDAGETDLAGFNMRGQQIINTLKLMGERADFTTRELKQLADLQGRVEREQNTAAGVLNPVSFSGNVAVGLQNVLPGLLGGLRQVAALSPSLGAAAAQISGIGQALQTVRVAAQGAVPHTIQVGQGLNTAGQAAGFLRTGMTGAGTALNGVGVAAGFAGAALGVVAVAAAATGAAINKAVNEYAQFERGLAQVATLTDKTTQQLGETGRAVLKLSADTGASFTDLNRGLYDVLGAGVKGTEDLTASLNLLRQATLLARAGATDTATATDVLTSVLNAYKLTASDAGRVSDQLFQAVKDGKVTFDQLARSLGAVLPVAAQAGVGLDEVLAAVAALTAQGVQPGAAVEYLRSAISNIIKPSEQAAGLASDLKLQFNAQALAAKGLKGFLEDVARATGNSSDKMAILFGDVGGLTAATALANGNFERFNQTLTGQAQSAGATSEAYGKMAATIDETTNRVTAKWKALWVSVGELFAPTKLAVLQGIEEMLNRADALLSKFLKVRELNGIGNQILNAERQLDGDRQALAIGKKQLADQGPQMSQATRLEIQTRLNGLEASIRAQEGRLAELRRTQAQIEADNRSSATSNLQPGQAGPREPGDKTADPTGYDAPTNSTEYQSAVAMQALRQTGLKTADMVVNYCAQWVRLTLGKADERAAPFINKLFQTDSNRDGQTDARDAARNAKAAGLLRSYSGVQDLKPGDTVFYTENGQNHVGIYIGGGMVRGNNRVTYQENGGRFGPGGVRSGEALDAGRVNPVGNVAIDRLGRVTGYVSASDLGRAAGVTEGRPTPRPTTPPPPDDKDGPITAAQIIRAQQLTAALEKAQEALKKNPKSIPLTQALDAATVAVQNFEKASDGNARAIARVRDAQGGLKKSTGEYIATQQDLNRYGNDALRLLKAQEQAYATGSAAQRAAADRNLAIWVGDSKARAAVVQVEKAAYEDRKQAADRANRDADTAAKNRLKTQQDLQQALNTGREGDARRYLDSLKQQQATALDLARDNAAQRAKIIEQTGPAIIAAENRLANLQRDQRVKAAQQAADEAKKLPGADLVAIEKTRVAAVAEAYKAAAAQRSKARQDQAAAERAADRTLADDQERRDREAAQRRAAVAEAARQGNITLAEQELAKLQQMRENDLRKARDNAQQRLTVEKRYAEQIYQAEKAVADRRLRDAQGDADRGPAQERAQARLIAQRAYDAALLKAQSDRDGRVEAAEKAAHERTLAREKEQAQLRARVADERRKQSIQAAQDDLARTQELNKQELDAFRGTAAQRLALIKRQAEDEYQARLAVARATQQQALAAAANGPAQFRQGAQDAANRTYTQAELTARGQRDAAVRQATEGIEQEAEAVSNLQKRYEGLTDTFMQKSLSGTLTEADVTSFWSDLGDALDDAKKAGLDLNPVIVRLRDQARDLAREAPGVQAWAAAFKQAQDVATTRYGGDAATDFSFRQRYGGGDEGLLRSLSAATGFSIVKIRDDVEVALTEARRLAPETATIIERTYADALAHRREVGAAEREEAEATARADQEAYVSTKQFILDNLQTQSEQGLLRIYDEAVADRDQDLIAAVFGEWERRRQEAERQQQVIFQIQADANTALAEGAKKTADELAQAGDSDGALAVLEGALSDVMDAAARGEDAADAINDLTGTSALTDEFNSFVATLSGTLDEQIGQVMTRLEEITDPAMRARLRGLLTDLRGQMPTYDDSYKTGYVPGPNGFVNRGGDGSTASLDEIATARDLTTRLAGPTDPDAPLQTAAEVQGLMVEASTLLASEVGQRLPPSVRQALEEGVSSAQAYLDALGTITEEGITDGWERATKNVPSLPGNEFTDWADKIFALGRAGLGDPIQKNALVESLQQAREQSRLTEVDLQNLLALIDEFSRDPEPEAVGNAFDLTQWQQGVQELTDWFDSGKIGAQEYTEGLHNAASELNEMAAAAEAAGNIPLAQRLRELAVSLRALNPEIARTLRTLGKVQEYAGYVQDLAGAFGQLAEVVGGSDLAANLNGLGNLAGKVGALVGDVARIIANPLDIGAWVGAVTKVISGIAEALGGFRKARAEAKRMQEDFNEQFTFINGDDFAKTFVRSRGWLADTFGGGPEVKQEVDKLGLLFAKSLEAGFSGGIKDGLKNAILKNDFSIFSKTLREQVFDGLLGGVTDLFLNETLLKNIIGPAIKAWSDALKTPDTADDAAALAGIDAAISQVDQLGQRFYTDVAPKLQGIGQRWGIGADGQSGSPSGNLIGNAPGMQLGIPRFELTLPADALTGLRNLAGWDVGLQNRANQSLIALADYVMRAQRPGQGGPPALSGLGPLQ is encoded by the coding sequence ATGCCCAACATCGGCGAGATCACTGCGGAGGTAGCCCTCCTCCTTCCCGATGCCGAGGTCAAACGCGCCCTTGACCGCGCCGAGGCGGGGTTCAAGGGGCGTCTCACTCTCCCCGCGAGCCTGGACACAACGGGCATCTCTGCTGGGCTCAAGAGCGTCCGAGCCGACCTCGACGCGCTGACGGGACAAGGCGTGAAGGCGAGCCGGGAGCAGGCCGCCGCCTCGAAGAGCCTGGAAGCCCAGTACCGAGCGACCGGCGCGGCTCAGGCTGCTGCTGCCCGCACCGCGACTGCTGAGAGCCAGGCGAATGCGGCCAAACTCCGCGAGCAGGCCGCCCAACTCACCCTCACCACCCGCCTCTCCGCCCAGGCCGACCGCGAGGCGGCCCAGGCGGGACGCGCGGCCTTCGCCGCCCGACGCGAGGAAATCGACCGGCTGAAACTGGCTTACTCCCGGCTCCGCGCCGAGTTCGACGCCGGAGAAACGGACCTCGCGGGCTTCAACATGCGCGGCCAGCAGATCATCAACACCCTCAAGCTCATGGGGGAGCGGGCCGACTTCACGACCCGGGAGCTCAAGCAGCTCGCGGACCTTCAGGGCCGGGTCGAGCGCGAGCAGAACACGGCGGCGGGGGTTCTTAACCCCGTTAGCTTCTCCGGCAACGTCGCTGTCGGCCTCCAGAACGTCCTCCCCGGATTGCTGGGCGGGCTGCGGCAGGTCGCCGCCCTCAGCCCCTCGCTCGGGGCGGCGGCGGCCCAGATCAGCGGCATCGGGCAGGCCCTCCAGACTGTGCGCGTCGCCGCGCAGGGCGCCGTGCCGCACACCATCCAGGTCGGGCAGGGGCTCAACACGGCCGGGCAGGCGGCAGGCTTCCTGCGAACCGGCATGACGGGGGCCGGGACGGCCCTCAACGGGGTGGGCGTGGCGGCAGGCTTTGCCGGGGCCGCGCTCGGGGTGGTTGCCGTGGCTGCGGCGGCCACCGGGGCAGCGATCAACAAGGCGGTGAACGAGTACGCCCAGTTCGAGCGGGGACTCGCCCAAGTCGCCACCCTGACCGATAAGACCACCCAGCAGCTCGGGGAGACGGGCCGGGCGGTCCTCAAGCTGAGTGCGGACACCGGGGCGAGTTTCACGGACCTCAACCGGGGCCTGTACGACGTGCTGGGTGCCGGGGTGAAAGGGACGGAAGACCTCACCGCCTCCCTGAACCTGCTGCGTCAGGCCACCCTCCTGGCCCGGGCTGGAGCAACGGATACCGCCACGGCGACGGACGTGCTGACCTCCGTCCTGAACGCTTACAAGCTCACGGCCTCCGACGCGGGCCGGGTGAGCGATCAACTGTTCCAGGCCGTCAAGGACGGCAAGGTCACGTTCGATCAGCTCGCCCGGAGTCTCGGGGCGGTGCTGCCTGTGGCGGCCCAGGCGGGCGTGGGACTGGACGAGGTGCTGGCCGCCGTCGCCGCCCTCACGGCGCAGGGCGTCCAACCGGGCGCGGCGGTCGAGTACTTGCGCTCGGCCATCTCCAACATCATCAAACCCAGCGAGCAGGCGGCGGGGCTGGCCTCGGACCTCAAGCTTCAGTTCAACGCCCAGGCGCTTGCCGCGAAGGGTCTGAAGGGTTTTCTGGAGGACGTGGCCCGCGCCACCGGGAACAGCAGCGACAAGATGGCGATCCTGTTCGGGGATGTCGGGGGGCTGACGGCAGCTACGGCCCTGGCAAACGGGAACTTCGAGCGGTTCAACCAGACCCTGACCGGGCAGGCGCAGAGTGCCGGGGCGACGAGCGAGGCCTACGGCAAGATGGCCGCCACCATCGACGAGACCACCAACCGCGTCACGGCGAAGTGGAAGGCGCTGTGGGTGAGCGTGGGCGAACTGTTCGCCCCCACGAAGCTGGCGGTCCTGCAAGGCATCGAGGAGATGCTGAACCGGGCGGACGCCCTGCTGTCGAAGTTTCTCAAGGTCCGGGAACTGAACGGAATCGGGAATCAGATTCTGAACGCCGAGCGGCAGCTCGACGGAGACCGGCAGGCCCTTGCAATTGGCAAGAAGCAGCTCGCTGACCAAGGGCCGCAGATGTCCCAGGCGACTCGCCTTGAAATCCAGACCCGCCTGAACGGGCTGGAGGCGAGCATCCGGGCGCAGGAGGGGCGCCTGGCCGAATTGCGCCGCACGCAGGCCCAGATTGAGGCGGACAACCGCAGCAGTGCCACTTCCAACCTGCAACCCGGCCAGGCTGGTCCACGGGAGCCCGGCGATAAGACTGCCGATCCCACCGGGTACGACGCGCCCACGAACTCCACCGAGTATCAGAGCGCGGTCGCTATGCAAGCCCTGCGGCAAACAGGGCTCAAGACCGCTGACATGGTGGTGAATTACTGCGCTCAATGGGTGCGGCTCACCCTGGGTAAGGCGGATGAGCGGGCGGCGCCCTTCATCAATAAGCTGTTCCAGACCGACAGCAACCGTGACGGACAGACCGACGCGCGGGATGCTGCCCGGAACGCGAAAGCGGCGGGATTGCTCCGCTCCTACAGCGGAGTGCAGGACCTTAAGCCGGGCGACACCGTGTTTTATACCGAGAACGGCCAGAACCACGTCGGCATCTACATCGGCGGCGGCATGGTGCGAGGCAACAACCGCGTGACCTACCAGGAGAATGGCGGGCGCTTCGGGCCGGGAGGCGTCCGGTCCGGTGAGGCGCTCGACGCAGGCCGGGTGAACCCCGTCGGCAATGTCGCCATCGACCGGCTTGGCCGCGTGACCGGGTACGTGAGCGCGTCCGACCTCGGGCGGGCAGCGGGTGTGACCGAGGGGCGCCCCACTCCCCGACCCACTACCCCCCCACCTCCTGATGACAAGGACGGTCCCATCACTGCCGCCCAGATCATCCGGGCTCAGCAGCTCACCGCCGCCCTGGAAAAAGCGCAGGAGGCGCTGAAGAAAAACCCCAAGAGTATCCCGCTCACCCAGGCTCTCGACGCTGCAACTGTGGCCGTCCAAAATTTCGAGAAGGCGTCCGACGGCAACGCTCGCGCCATCGCCCGGGTCAGGGACGCGCAGGGAGGCCTGAAGAAAAGCACGGGCGAGTACATCGCCACCCAGCAGGACCTCAACCGCTACGGCAACGATGCCCTACGACTTCTCAAGGCCCAGGAACAGGCCTACGCCACCGGGAGTGCTGCCCAGCGCGCCGCTGCCGACCGCAACCTCGCCATCTGGGTAGGCGACAGCAAGGCGAGGGCGGCCGTGGTCCAGGTCGAAAAGGCGGCCTACGAGGACAGGAAGCAGGCGGCAGACCGGGCCAACCGGGATGCCGACACTGCCGCGAAAAATCGCCTCAAGACCCAGCAAGACCTACAGCAAGCTTTGAACACCGGGCGCGAGGGGGACGCCCGCCGTTACCTGGACAGCCTGAAGCAGCAACAGGCCACGGCGCTTGACCTGGCCCGCGATAACGCCGCCCAGCGGGCGAAGATCATCGAACAGACCGGCCCGGCCATCATCGCCGCCGAGAACCGCCTGGCAAACCTTCAGAGGGATCAGCGGGTCAAGGCTGCCCAGCAGGCCGCAGACGAGGCGAAAAAGTTGCCGGGAGCCGACCTCGTCGCTATCGAGAAGACCCGCGTCGCTGCTGTGGCCGAAGCCTACAAGGCCGCGGCGGCCCAGCGGTCGAAGGCCCGCCAGGATCAGGCTGCTGCCGAACGGGCCGCAGATCGCACGCTGGCCGATGACCAAGAACGGCGCGACCGCGAGGCTGCTCAGCGTCGTGCCGCTGTGGCGGAGGCGGCCCGTCAGGGCAACATCACCCTGGCCGAACAGGAACTCGCCAAACTCCAGCAGATGCGCGAGAACGACCTGCGGAAGGCGCGCGACAACGCGCAGCAACGCCTCACCGTGGAGAAACGCTACGCCGAGCAGATTTACCAGGCCGAGAAGGCCGTGGCGGACCGCCGCTTGAGAGATGCCCAGGGGGACGCCGACCGTGGCCCCGCCCAGGAACGCGCGCAGGCCCGCCTGATCGCCCAGCGGGCCTACGACGCGGCCCTGTTAAAAGCCCAAAGCGACCGGGACGGGCGGGTGGAGGCGGCAGAGAAGGCCGCCCATGAGCGCACCCTGGCGAGAGAGAAGGAGCAGGCCCAGCTCCGGGCAAGGGTGGCCGATGAGCGGCGCAAGCAGAGCATCCAGGCGGCCCAGGATGATCTTGCCCGCACCCAGGAGCTCAACAAACAAGAGCTCGACGCCTTCCGGGGAACGGCGGCTCAACGCCTCGCCCTCATCAAGCGGCAGGCGGAGGACGAGTATCAGGCCCGCTTAGCGGTGGCGCGGGCTACCCAGCAGCAGGCCCTCGCGGCGGCAGCGAATGGCCCCGCCCAGTTCCGCCAGGGCGCACAGGACGCCGCGAACCGGACCTACACCCAGGCGGAACTCACCGCCCGGGGACAGCGGGACGCGGCGGTGCGGCAGGCTACCGAAGGGATCGAGCAGGAGGCCGAGGCGGTCAGCAACCTCCAGAAGCGCTACGAGGGGCTCACCGACACCTTCATGCAGAAAAGCCTCTCGGGCACGCTCACTGAGGCGGACGTCACCTCCTTCTGGAGCGATCTCGGGGACGCCCTGGACGACGCGAAAAAAGCCGGGCTGGACCTGAACCCGGTCATCGTCCGGCTGCGGGATCAGGCCCGCGATCTGGCGAGAGAGGCTCCTGGCGTACAGGCGTGGGCTGCCGCCTTCAAGCAGGCCCAGGATGTGGCGACCACCCGCTACGGGGGCGATGCGGCCACGGACTTCTCGTTCCGGCAACGGTATGGGGGCGGGGACGAGGGACTGCTGCGCTCGCTGTCCGCCGCGACGGGCTTTTCCATCGTCAAGATCCGGGACGACGTGGAGGTCGCCCTCACGGAAGCCCGCCGTTTGGCTCCCGAGACGGCCACCATCATCGAGCGCACGTACGCCGACGCGTTGGCCCACCGCCGCGAGGTGGGCGCCGCCGAGCGGGAGGAGGCCGAGGCGACCGCGCGGGCGGATCAGGAGGCCTACGTCAGCACGAAACAGTTCATCCTCGACAACCTCCAGACCCAATCGGAGCAGGGGCTCCTCCGCATCTATGACGAAGCGGTCGCCGACCGCGATCAGGACCTGATCGCGGCAGTCTTCGGTGAGTGGGAACGCCGCCGTCAGGAGGCTGAGCGCCAGCAGCAGGTCATCTTCCAGATACAGGCTGACGCCAATACCGCGCTCGCCGAGGGAGCGAAAAAGACCGCCGACGAGCTGGCCCAGGCTGGAGATTCGGACGGGGCGCTCGCCGTGTTGGAGGGGGCTCTCTCCGATGTGATGGACGCGGCAGCCCGGGGGGAGGATGCTGCTGACGCGATCAACGACCTGACGGGCACCTCCGCCCTGACCGACGAGTTCAACTCGTTCGTGGCGACCCTCAGCGGCACCCTCGACGAACAGATCGGCCAGGTGATGACCCGCTTGGAGGAGATCACTGACCCGGCCATGCGGGCGCGGTTGCGCGGGCTCCTCACCGACCTGCGCGGACAGATGCCCACTTACGACGACTCCTACAAGACTGGGTACGTGCCTGGCCCCAACGGGTTCGTGAACCGGGGTGGGGACGGCAGCACCGCCAGCCTGGACGAGATCGCCACCGCCCGTGACCTGACCACCCGCCTGGCAGGCCCGACCGACCCCGACGCGCCGCTCCAGACGGCCGCCGAGGTGCAGGGCCTCATGGTCGAGGCCAGCACGCTGCTCGCCTCCGAGGTGGGTCAGCGGCTGCCGCCCAGCGTCCGCCAGGCGCTGGAGGAGGGGGTGTCGAGCGCCCAGGCCTACCTCGACGCGCTGGGCACCATCACCGAGGAGGGCATCACCGACGGGTGGGAGCGGGCGACGAAGAACGTTCCCAGCTTGCCCGGGAACGAGTTCACCGACTGGGCTGACAAAATCTTCGCTCTGGGGCGCGCCGGATTGGGCGACCCTATCCAGAAGAACGCCCTGGTCGAGAGTCTGCAACAAGCCCGTGAGCAGAGCCGACTCACCGAGGTCGACTTGCAGAACCTGCTCGCGCTGATCGACGAGTTCAGCCGGGACCCGGAGCCCGAAGCGGTGGGCAACGCCTTCGACCTGACCCAGTGGCAGCAGGGCGTGCAGGAACTCACCGACTGGTTCGACTCCGGCAAGATCGGTGCCCAGGAATACACGGAGGGGCTGCACAACGCGGCCTCGGAGCTGAACGAGATGGCCGCGGCGGCCGAGGCGGCGGGAAACATCCCCCTCGCTCAGCGCCTCCGCGAGCTGGCAGTCAGCCTGCGTGCCCTGAACCCGGAGATCGCCCGGACCCTCCGCACGCTCGGCAAGGTGCAGGAGTACGCCGGGTACGTGCAGGACCTGGCGGGGGCGTTCGGCCAGCTCGCTGAAGTTGTGGGAGGCTCCGACCTCGCAGCCAACCTGAACGGCCTGGGCAACCTCGCTGGGAAGGTGGGGGCGCTGGTGGGGGACGTGGCGCGCATCATCGCCAATCCCCTCGACATCGGGGCCTGGGTGGGCGCGGTCACGAAGGTGATCAGTGGGATCGCTGAGGCCTTGGGGGGCTTCCGCAAGGCCCGGGCCGAGGCCAAGCGGATGCAGGAGGACTTCAACGAGCAGTTCACCTTCATCAACGGCGACGACTTCGCCAAAACATTTGTGCGCTCGCGCGGCTGGCTCGCCGATACGTTCGGGGGCGGCCCGGAGGTCAAGCAGGAGGTGGACAAACTCGGCCTGTTGTTTGCCAAATCGCTGGAGGCCGGGTTCAGTGGGGGAATCAAGGATGGTCTGAAGAACGCCATCCTCAAGAACGACTTCTCCATCTTCAGCAAGACCCTCCGGGAGCAGGTGTTTGACGGCTTGCTGGGCGGCGTCACCGACCTGTTCCTGAACGAAACTCTGCTCAAGAACATCATTGGCCCCGCCATCAAGGCCTGGTCCGACGCGCTGAAAACGCCCGATACGGCGGACGATGCGGCGGCCCTCGCCGGGATTGACGCGGCGATCAGCCAGGTGGATCAGCTCGGGCAGCGGTTCTACACCGATGTCGCGCCCAAATTGCAAGGCATCGGGCAGAGGTGGGGCATCGGGGCGGACGGGCAGTCAGGCTCTCCCTCCGGCAATCTCATCGGCAACGCGCCCGGGATGCAACTCGGCATTCCGCGCTTCGAACTCACGCTCCCGGCAGACGCCCTGACTGGCCTGCGGAACCTGGCCGGGTGGGACGTGGGGCTCCAGAACCGCGCGAACCAGAGCCTGATCGCCCTTGCCGATTACGTCATGAGGGCGCAAAGGCCAGGGCAAGGCGGCCCACCTGCCCTGAGCGGGCTTGGCCCGCTGCAATGA